ATGAATCAGCCTTTTATAggtagtacgaagtatgaAGTACTCCTGGTCTCCTTCACAGAAGACGTGTATCTCGACCGAATACTGCTCTTTGATGCCCGCGGCGGAAAGGCCCGTTGTAGCTGATTTCAAAGTCGACCAGGTAGGTCAGGACTCATGCCTCGTGGTCGAAATGATCCGAAGGGGGGAGAATGTTTTCTGGGGCGGGCAGTGAATCAGTGCTTGAGCAAGTCATCCTGGTCTCTTGGTGCCACGCACGGCACGGTACACTAAGGCGCGAGACGAAAGCAACATGCCTTATCCGCCTCCATTAATCACTGAACACGAAAGCGTGCCGACCAGGCAACCAGAATGGCGCGAAACGATCCGGTTCGCAGTGTCAATAAGTGAATTCACATAATCCAAGAGGCTTTAGGGTAGGTAGGTTCTTCCAATGATGTCGGCAGGAACatccacggcgccgagcacaCAGCAGAGCTCAAACCGAAAGCTCTCTGTGAGTGGGGCCCTGCTTGCTAGGTCGTTaccgggggcgaggggcgctGACGAAGcccccgccacggcgaggcGTAACCGCTCCGCAGGTATCACTGCAAGCTGGAACGTGGAAGTGAGCAGCGTCCCCCCCAGCCTTCTGATGTGCCCCACTGCAGCTCGGAACTGACAATTGCGCAGCCTggaatcgtcgtcgtgtgcGCCTGGGCTTGCCTCACCAGGCACCACCCCACTTCTTACCTCACCCCCCCAACGTGACGACAGGCTCGCTCCATCTGCCTCATCCACGACATccgccagcctcgacgcAACGGCTTCCTCTGTCTcgcgacacgcccgcccgtcgcctcggatacatcgcgcgcgcgccgccagacgCAGCTcccctcctcgccatggcAAACCAGACGCCCGCCGTTGTCATGGACAAGTAAGCTcgcttgcccccccccccccgtccccgcaCAAGATACGTACgcacgcgacgacgacgacggccatggacAAACCGCTAACGACGAGAACCAACACAGCGGCACGGGTTTCTCCAAGCTCGGTATGCTCGACATCGATTGAAACCCCCAAATGCGCTCTCAATTGACCCGATCCCTGCAGGCTTCGCTGGAAATGACTCCCCGTCCTTCGTCTTCCCGACTGCCATCGCGACCAAgagcggcgctggcggaggcggcggctccggctccggccgcCCCTCTGTCGCCAACAAGCCCTCCTtcctcaccggcggcgctgggcctAGCAGCAGCCATCTGAGCTCCAAGCGCGGCACGGAGGACCTCGATTTCTACATTGGCGATGCTGCCCTGAGCGCCGCATCAGGACCTGGTAAGTGGCCGTAGCAATATCCCGCGGACGAACCTCAGCTAACCCCTCCCAGGGTACGGCCTTCACTACCCTATCCGTCACGGCCAAATAGAGAACTGGGTATGCAGCTTAACCCTCGAACGTGCGCCGGGTACTTACTGACCATTGCAGGACCATATGGAACGGTTCTGGTCCAATTCCATCTTCAAGTACCTCCGCGTAGAACCGGAAGACCACTACTTCCTCCTGACCGAGCCGGTAAGTGATCCCTTTGGCCACGCAATTGACCGTGAGGAATATATGCTTACGCAAAATAAGCCCCTGAACCCGCCCGAGAACCGCGAAAACACGGCCGAAATCTTCTTCGAGTCTTTCAACTGCGCTGGCATGTACATTGCTGTCCAGGctgtcctcgccctcgccgcatcTTGGACTTCCTCCAAGGTTACGGACCGGTCTTTGACGGGCACGGTCATCGACTCTGGTGACGGTGTCACTCACGTCATTCCGGTCGCGGAGGGATACGTCATCGGTTCCTCGATTAAGTCGATCCCTATCGCAGGCCGCGACATCACGTACTTTGTGCAGTCTCTGCTGCGAGACCGCGGCGAGCCCGACTCGTCGCTGAAGACGGCGCAGGAGATCAAGGAGGAGTACTGCTATGTCTGCCCGGACATCGTCAAGGAGTTCAGCAAGTACGACCGCGACCGCGAGCGCTTCGCCAAGCACGTCGTCACGCACCCTGGTGGTCGCCAAGTCACCGTCGATGTCGGCTACGAGCGCTTTTTGGCCCCCGAGATCTTCTTTAACCCCGAGATCTACAGCTCCGACTTCCTGACGCCCCTCCCGACtgttgtcgatggcgtcaTCCAGCAGTCCCCCATCGATGTGCGCCGCGGCCTATACAAGAACATTGTTCTCTCAGGCGGAAGCACGTTGTACAAGGACTTTGGTCGGCGGTTACAGCGTGATATCAAGCAGTTGGTGGACGCCCGCATCAAGGCGAGTGAGGTCCGCAGCGGAGGAGCTCGCAGCGGCGGTCTTGAGGTCCAGGTCATCACGCACAAGAGGCAACGGCACGGTCCATGGTtcggcggcagcctgctcGGCCAGACGCCCGAGTTCCGCTCATACTGCCATACCAAGGCCGAGGTAAGTCGCTTCTGTCAGACCCGGGAGGCCGATAACAGTGAGCTAACTCGCATGTAGTACCAAGAGTACGGCCCCAGTATTGTGCGGAGGTTTGCTCTCCTGGGAGGGCCCGGCGGCTCGTAAATGGTTGACAGAAAAATAACGCTCCAATCGAGCCACGCGGCAATATCGAAGGGCAGACGGCAGCAAGTGAGTGGCAGGTGATGAGACCCTCTTTCGGCCCGGACGGTGTTGGCATAAGAGTGCAAGGGTTGGTCAAGCGGGGACAGGGCCAGGGGCGCTTTGACAAAGTAGAGACGAAGAATAGCCAATGCAACTACAATCAAGACTTGAATATCCGCATGCTGTCGCGGGCTCCATCGTCCTACGATACGCCGTTTCGCACTCGTGGAACCCGCTCACTAGGAGCTGGTAGCACCCCTGAAAAGTTTATACGTCTGCGTGTCCGTGTATCTAGACAAATCGCTCACCAGATGGCAGGATTCGGAGTTGATAGGCTCCAAGGCCCAAGATCGTGTATATTTCTCCGTGATAACGCCTGGAATCTCCCATCTCGACACCGCCATGCGCCTCATCTCACCGCCTTCTCGTCTCCCAAGCACCGCGCTCAACTACACGTCCGTAACATAGAGTAGAGAAAGTAACCAAATAGCGCCATGCTGTCGTCAATCAAAAAAGTCTATTTACTGGTGTCGACGACGTAGCGGCCGACAACCTTACCCTCGGCCATTAGCTTGTAAATGTCTTGCAGCTTGCTCAGGCCGATGGTCTTGTAGGGGACCTTGATGAGGCCCTTGCGGTAGAactcgatggcctcggcggtgtCGATGCGGTTGCCGACGTAGCTGCCCTTGATGTTGATCATGCGGATGACGGTGTCGAAGACGGGGGCGCGGAAcatggcgttggcgggcaggccgatgcagacgacgacgccgcgtGAGCGAACGTACTCGGTGGCCTGCTGGAAGGGCTTCtcctggacggcgacgaggagagcggcgTGAGGGCCCAGGCCGTCGGCAGTCGCGGCCcgcacgtcggcgacgaggtccttTGTGGTTTGGAAGTCGACATAGGCGCTGGCGCCCAGGCTCGTGCACAGGTCGCGCTTCTCGTTGCCcccgtcgatggcgatggcgtcgaggcccatggccttggcgtactggatggcgatgctgccgaggccgccgccggccccgacgATGGCCACGGACTGCCCGGGCTTGGCGCCCGACTCCTTCAGGCCCTTGTAgacggtgatgccggcgCAGAGGATCGgcgcgatggcctcgaggtcgcACTCCCTGGGGATGTGGGCGACGtgcgccgccttggcgatggcgtacTGCTGGAACGAGCCGTCGACCGTATACCCCGAGAGCAGGGCCTTGCCGCAGAGCGGCTCGTCCGACTGGTTGCAGTAGGTGCAGTTGAGGCACGAGCCGTTGAGCCACTTGATGCCGAcgggctcgccgagctcgacctcggtgacgagctcgccgcgggccaccacgacgccggcgccctcgtggccgccgacgaggggcaGCTTCGTGTCGAGCGGCCAgtcgcccatcatggcgtGGAGGTCAGTGTGGCAGACGCCAGAGTACTTTACGTTGATGAGGACCTCGTCCGGGCCCGGCTTTTGGACGGGGATCTTTTTGTAGACGACGGCTGCGTCGGGCAGGTCAGATTTGTTGTTTTTGCTGTTTGACTGCGGCAAAAGAGAAGGGGAGGTGTATATAAAAAGTACGTACGGCCGCCAGTCTTTTCCACCACCTGCGCCCATTGCTCCGTGGGGATCTGAGCAGAAGTCATGGTGGCGTTGATGCGATATGTCGGTGTCAGTGCTTTTTAGGTTGTTTGGCGAAGTCTTTCTCTTCCTGGGTTAATGATTTCCAGACGGTATTCGATGAACAAGAGCGAGAGCTCCAGGAAGCGCCAAAGCATCATAGAcgcaggcgaggccgccAGAATTTATACTCTCCATCATGCCCCTCCAACATCGAGAGCTTAAACGCCATGCCCGTCTGTCGCCCGAGCTGCCAAAAATGGCGCTCCGGTGGACGGGAACCTCATCACCCGATGAATGGGGACTCGTAGCCCCGATGAAAGGGGGGGCGCCCTcgagagaggggaggggaaggtGGCTCTGCCGGCCCCAATGATGATGCCGAGAAGCGTGCGACGACAGGAGACCAAAGGCCAAAAAAAGGTGGACAGCTTCGCTGGAAATGATCGGGTGCTGCTTCGCATTGTCACACCACCGGCCGGATGCATATTGTGGGGCCTCTCAATGAAGCTCCGCCGGGCCTTGGGTTCACGTTCGGAGTCTCGGGGCCTCCATATTATTAGCAGAGAACTCGCTAgtagtcgtagtagtagtggcaTCTCACCTGCCGCGTCCCCGTTCGATAGCCCACAACGCCGAGCCGCCCCCTCTTTCTGTCGTCATGACGAGTATAAGCTTCCACCGGCCCACGCCCTGGCGGCTTGTCGACCTGAACTCAGAGAGAGAGCAGACCACacacggcaccgccgcccgtcgcgtgAGTGTGTCGTCTATcgaaggtggtggtggtgatggtggatGACGCTAGGCGCAAGGGAAGATCCGGCTGCATTAGCgccgacagacagacgaTGATCGGCGCCAAATCAACAACCGGGCCGGGCAAGCAAGGTTCGCCGCTCCCAGCAAGCAGCATGCACATGTCCTGTCCTTTTTGCCATGCGTCCGAGAAAACGCGAAAGACTTTTAGTGTTTCGACAGCGCTTCcccgtcgagctgcacgTCGTCTGGCGCTGACACAATGCACGTTGGCTCGAATGGAGACGCTTGTTGTACTCTACTCTCACTTCGTACTTTGTGGTAGTAGTTAACTAGCAATCGACGCGAAAGAAACGCAACCTGCAGCTCCTGCGGGGCGGACCGTTGAACAAAGGGCCAACCTGGTCTCGTTGCGAGCGCGTGCCATGGGCCTGCTGCCAATGATGAATGCCAAGTGTGAGACTGATACGACCGTGTCATCTGCTCCATCGACGGATATACCAGGCGGTCAAATCCCAGCATAATAGAAGCCCCTACCCACTGCGACCTttgcccctcccctccctccctctctctctggcGGTTGTCTGCGACGTCATGCAGCGCATGTCCTCGCGGCAAGCACCCTTATCATTCCGCCAAGATCCCCTCttgccgggcggcgggcaggcatgCATCTCGCTTCCAAGGGAGCTCAAGCCACCAATGCCAAGTGCCTACGTATATTCCTAGTGTACGGCTTGGGACCGACGGTGTCATTGCTGGGGCGATCTGGGGGTATAACGTAATGTCGACACCAGCAGGCGCACGGAGAACTGGCTTTCTGTCGTGGCCTGCGTGTTGAGAACTGGCGGCTCTTGCGTTGCGACTCTGATCATGAGGGCGTCTCTGCGGGCAACGAGACACCGTCCACGTACCCTGTCGTGCGAAGGTCGTGGGGCATGTCGAAGCCAAGCGGAGCAGCGGGAACatcgcgatggcggcgggcgcgttgCCCCCAACATGCCCAACCTTCAAGAACTCCATTGGAATCCACTGGTCGAAGCAGTCCATCAGTGGCGCCGCGAGGCGCGAGGTTGGTAAGAACAGAAACGCGGTGGCATTTTCTTGCAAAAAAAGGCTTGCACGCTCAGTCACAGTCCGCACCGAGAGAACAGCGTCTCTCTCCTGAGACGTGATGATCCCCCAAAGGTTTCAACCGTTCACCCGTCCATGCATCAAGCTTTCATCTATTCGTCACAAGAATTCAacgtcggcgcgcgcgcgaaccCCAACCCCCTCTTGGCCTGGGCGCGGAGCTCACGCCGTCGTGGGAACAGCCACCGGcttgtcgacgccatcggccttggccgagttgatcttcttgcccgtcttggcaATCTTCTCGAGGACCGTCTCGTAGGGCAGGCCGGTGACGACCTTGGCGCTCTGGTTCTCGAGGGAGACTTCGTAGCTCTCGACTCCTGCGGGCGGGGGAGAAAGACACGGCCATTAGCGCATGGTTCCAGTGGGAGGCAACGAGTATGGGGGAATATCGCAACAGCGCGAGCAGGGGAGCGGGCAGGGCGACATAccgtcgagcttcttgaggacgcggtcgatggcgccggagcagccgccgcagctcatGCTGACGTTGAACTCGTAGGTGTGGACTtgggccatggtggcggggAGAGATGTCTGTGTTAACTTCGAGGGAGGCGGGGCGAGGTGGTATGGTATGGTACGGGCGCAAGGGGCGGATGGCGCTCGCAAAGGGCTCTTTATGTGTGTCGAAAGGCGTGGGAGTATGTCGAGGGAAGCGGTCGAGGGCACAACGAAGCGGACGTTGGGCGATATTAATAATGGTTCGTCAGGGTGCGCCGTGGAGGATGGACGATGCAGGAACAACGGGAACGAGCGGACCCCGCCAAAAAGACGCACGCCACCTACGGCGGCACAAGttgctcgccggcgcgccgcctcggtgGAACAAAGAGGGCACTGGAGGGGGGGTgcgtaccaccaccaccaccaccaccaccagcacgcaacccgaggccgagatgaCCGTGTGAAACATGCTCAAGtcacggccaccaccacccacttCACCCACGTTTGTTACAGACAGCCACAGCCACTCCTCCTTCCGCTGTCCCCTTTCCCTTTTATCACCTCGTCAGAGGAACGGTCGGCCCCCTGAATCTCGTCGCGCTTCAACCAAAAAAGCGCAAACGTGACACGGACGCCCCTTTGTTCACCTGCTGCTGGCAACGTTAGATGCTATCAGTTCCCTTACACCGAGGCTGCTtctccgaggccgcctcTACGTAAGTACGTATTGAATCGCGGCCTTCCAAGTACCAGTGTCTGACAAGGACCACGCAAGGCAAGTTTAGCACGTACTAGGTAAGTTCGTAACGTTCTACCCCGTATttcgtcgcgccgcgcgcaTGGCGTCatcaacggccgccgcgacgttGCAACTTGCTCGCGCACACAAACGGCCAGcctcccagccagccctccggccatgccgccaccacgacaacaacaacaacaacaacaacaacatgcCCGCCCCAGCCATCAAGGTTGCAAGGTACTTTGTAGGTTCATGACGCTTCCCGGACAAAGTAGAGTCGCGtgctctccccctcccccacgaTCCACGatcaagccgccgccccaaccGTGCAGGCAGTCCACCACATCCCGAACCGAAAAATCGTTCCTGCATGCGTGCGTGATGCCGTCTTTGCGctccgccggccggcggcggcggcggcggaggaggaggcccaCGGTCCTCTCGGCACGGGCCGCTAATAATAAAGGGGGTCTCAAACACTCCTGCAACCACCGCGTGACACGCCCCCGGGCCGAGGGCTTTTCGGCATCGCATCCATCGTCGGCTCGACGCCTTCCCCATGTAGAGAGCATCAGCAATTGCACAGCATCAGCATTTGGCATACTCGTCCTTCAAAAAGGAAAGCAAATCAAGGGAAAACCTGCCTTCCTGCATCAGAGATTCAGCACCATTCATTCCGttggaaaaaaaaaagaaatcATTCCATCACCGCCCATTGCGGCAGGCGTCGGCACCGCACCCCCGTCACCGCCCGCACCGGCAGCGTCAGGtcccccgtctcctcgtcaaACATATGCTCCGGCATCTCCTCCGAGACCAGCTGCTCCGACACCTGCTCCCACATGTcccgcaccgtcgccgactcgTCGGTACCCCCGATgtgcgccgcgtcctcccactcctcacccgccaccggccgcaGCTCCCACCGGGGCTGCATCTCGTACCAAGTGTCAAGGAGCAAAGTGCCGTCGATCATACATAACCGCGGTTTCTTCGCGCAGCGaacgacgatgtcgtcgtcatcgtcgtcgtcggccacgtcggcgtagtaggcgtcctcgtcgtcggccacgtcggcgtcgggggcaTCGTTGCGGTCGATCGGCACGTAGCGGCCGCGGATCATCCTCCTGGGTctctcctccgccggcgACTCGTCgaacctcggccgcggcagctTCTTCCACACCACCGACAGCGTTTCCAAACGCGGCAGCTTCTCAAACAGTATTCCGATATCCGTATAGTCGTAGTAGACCGTCTTCGCCGGGACCGCCAGGTGCCggatcgacgccgccagcacctTCCAGGCCTCCGTGTCCCCAAAACGGGAGCGAGCAAAACTCTTTCCAACAGGCGCGCCCAACGTAGAGGTGGTCGCGTGCCGGGTCCCACGGTCGGACCAGtatctgctgctgctgcttcttccgCTCCTTCCCCATCGCCGCTGAACAGTACCTTCATGCGATTCGATGTCATCCACGACTTGAACAAGGCACGTGCCTCCGTGTTGACGTAGGCAATAGCCGGCATGCTGCCCACCTCAACGAGGCGCTCGTAATACTGCTCAAtggccgttgtcgtcgtcgtcgtcgtcgtcgtcgtcgtcgccgccgccccctcaTCCGACGAATCATCCCATATCACCGCCGGCATTTCCCACCGCCAGTCATAGATGTACACGGTCGGCTGATCCGCAGCGCAGAGGCACTCGGCCCAAATCTCGCGCCGGACCTCCGGCGGCAGTCGCGCAAACAAGGCGAATCCCGTTGTCGAGGTTTCTTGCGTCATGGTGTTGACTGTCGAGTCGTGGGTCGCGTTCCTCCTGGTCAATTGGCGGGGCAGaactacgtacgtagtaactTGGTTGTACGTAGTGCTACTGCTGCCCAGCCAAGAATGTCTATGTCGTGTGAAGAACAGGTGTTTCTTGAATCAATGCACAGGAGACACGTGGTAAGACTGTTGAAACTGGGTTCAGAAAGATGTTGGTCACGACGCGTTCAGGTTACACAACACGCAACGAGTCCGCGGGCATTCGTGAAACTACTTCGTATGCAGCGACACCCGGGCAACAACATGCCTTATTTATACTTGGACGCGTTGGTGGACGCCTCCAAGTAGCAATGGGAAGGCGTGCGCGGGGAGCGCAACATGTCAGCTACCCAGTAAGTTGTAACCAACCACGAGCAACCATGACAGAGGGGCGAGTAAACATTGCCTCGGAAAAAGTAAACTCAATCTCCTTTTGTTCATCGCTACATACACGTAAATACACAGGAACCGTGCCGCCACGCAGCGTGGTATAAGTACAGCCTAATCTTCCCCATCACCCATCCCTACGCGCAGCTGGAACCTGCTAGAAACGCGCCTCGACCTTCTCCAAGGTGTCCTGCAGCGCCCACTCGCTCGCCGCGACCTGGctacgggcggcggcggcttgcttCGCCGTGAAGCCCTTGGCTTCGACAGCCGGGTTGTAGCCCAGGCCGTTCTTCTTGCCGATAGTCGCGGAATCGAGGCTGGGCGCCTCCTTtccgtcggcgcggcggtaCACggtcacgacgacggcgccgcccaggcccaggtTGTGCTGCAGGCAGTGCTTGGTCTTGGGGGTCGCGCGATTGTTTGCCCAGCCGCGCAGGTGCCagacgagctcggcgcacTGGGCGACGCCGGTCGCGCCAAGCGGGTGGCCCTTGGAGATGAGGCCACCCGAGGGGTTGATGACGTACTTGCCGCCGTAGGTGATGTCGCCGCGGCGAACGAGCTCGTGGGCCTTGCCCTTTTCGCTGAGACCGAGGGCGTCAATGACGACCATCTGGTTGGCGCTGAAGCAGtcgtgcagctcgacgacctggacGTCGTTGGTCGTGATGCCAGCCTCTCCTAGCGCCGTCTTGACGGCGTGCTGGGTCATCTCGTAGCCCATGAGGTCGATGGAGCTGCGGGAGAAGAGGCTAGGGGCATCGGTGGCGAGGCACTGGCCAGCAatctcgacggcctgctccttgagatgcgggcgggcgtcgaggaactcTTGGGAaacgaggatggcggcggcaccaccgtcCGAGGTCGGGCAGCACTGCAGCTTGGTGAGGGGCTCGAAGATCTTGGGGGCGGCCATGATCTCGTCGCGGGTGTAGACCTGCTGGAACTGCGAGTAGGGGTTCTTGGGCGAGTGGGCGTGGTTGACGCGAGCGATCTCGGCAAAATCCTCGGGCTTCGCGCCATACTTTTCGATGTActcgcggccggcgttgCCAAAcatctgggcggcgccgggggccgGCTCGAAGCCGCGCGTCTCGGCCAtcatggtgacggtggtgccCGTGGGGTTCTCGCGGTCGTTGAAGAAGGTCTGTAGGCTGCCGGGCATCATCTtctcgaagccgacgaccatgacgcagtcggcggcgccgctggcgatgaaggtgcgggccatggccagcccCGTGCTGCCGGTGGAGCAGTTGTTGTTGACGTTGTAGATGGGGATCTTGGTCATGCCGAACTGGTAGAAGACGCGCTGCCCGCAGGTGCTGTCGCCGTAGCAGTAGCAGGCGACGCCCTGGTCGACATCGTCGTAGGTGATTtgcgcgtcgagcag
The genomic region above belongs to Purpureocillium takamizusanense chromosome 5, complete sequence and contains:
- the ARP3 gene encoding Arp2/3 complex subunit, actin nucleation center (COG:Z~EggNog:ENOG503NW63); protein product: MANQTPAVVMDNGTGFSKLGFAGNDSPSFVFPTAIATKSGAGGGGGSGSGRPSVANKPSFLTGGAGPSSSHLSSKRGTEDLDFYIGDAALSAASGPGYGLHYPIRHGQIENWDHMERFWSNSIFKYLRVEPEDHYFLLTEPPLNPPENRENTAEIFFESFNCAGMYIAVQAVLALAASWTSSKVTDRSLTGTVIDSGDGVTHVIPVAEGYVIGSSIKSIPIAGRDITYFVQSLLRDRGEPDSSLKTAQEIKEEYCYVCPDIVKEFSKYDRDRERFAKHVVTHPGGRQVTVDVGYERFLAPEIFFNPEIYSSDFLTPLPTVVDGVIQQSPIDVRRGLYKNIVLSGGSTLYKDFGRRLQRDIKQLVDARIKASEVRSGGARSGGLEVQVITHKRQRHGPWFGGSLLGQTPEFRSYCHTKAEYQEYGPSIVRRFALLGGPGGS
- the ADH1 gene encoding Alcohol dehydrogenase (EggNog:ENOG503NW0B~COG:Q), with translation MTSAQIPTEQWAQVVEKTGGPVVYKKIPVQKPGPDEVLINVKYSGVCHTDLHAMMGDWPLDTKLPLVGGHEGAGVVVARGELVTEVELGEPVGIKWLNGSCLNCTYCNQSDEPLCGKALLSGYTVDGSFQQYAIAKAAHVAHIPRECDLEAIAPILCAGITVYKGLKESGAKPGQSVAIVGAGGGLGSIAIQYAKAMGLDAIAIDGGNEKRDLCTSLGASAYVDFQTTKDLVADVRAATADGLGPHAALLVAVQEKPFQQATEYVRSRGVVVCIGLPANAMFRAPVFDTVIRMINIKGSYVGNRIDTAEAIEFYRKGLIKVPYKTIGLSKLQDIYKLMAEGKVVGRYVVDTSK
- the ADH1 gene encoding Alcohol dehydrogenase (EggNog:ENOG503NW0B~COG:Q) is translated as MGAGGGKDWRPYVLFIYTSPSLLPQSNSKNNKSDLPDAAVVYKKIPVQKPGPDEVLINVKYSGVCHTDLHAMMGDWPLDTKLPLVGGHEGAGVVVARGELVTEVELGEPVGIKWLNGSCLNCTYCNQSDEPLCGKALLSGYTVDGSFQQYAIAKAAHVAHIPRECDLEAIAPILCAGITVYKGLKESGAKPGQSVAIVGAGGGLGSIAIQYAKAMGLDAIAIDGGNEKRDLCTSLGASAYVDFQTTKDLVADVRAATADGLGPHAALLVAVQEKPFQQATEYVRSRGVVVCIGLPANAMFRAPVFDTVIRMINIKGSYVGNRIDTAEAIEFYRKGLIKVPYKTIGLSKLQDIYKLMAEGKVVGRYVVDTSK
- the ATX1 gene encoding Cytosolic copper metallochaperone (COG:P~EggNog:ENOG503P6PM), which produces MAQVHTYEFNVSMSCGGCSGAIDRVLKKLDGVESYEVSLENQSAKVVTGLPYETVLEKIAKTGKKINSAKADGVDKPVAVPTTA
- a CDS encoding Propanoyl-CoA C-acyltransferase (EggNog:ENOG503NVYV~COG:I), producing MARKQKSPVYVLGVGMTKFIKPRGKVDYTELGFEAGVKALLDAQITYDDVDQGVACYCYGDSTCGQRVFYQFGMTKIPIYNVNNNCSTGSTGLAMARTFIASGAADCVMVVGFEKMMPGSLQTFFNDRENPTGTTVTMMAETRGFEPAPGAAQMFGNAGREYIEKYGAKPEDFAEIARVNHAHSPKNPYSQFQQVYTRDEIMAAPKIFEPLTKLQCCPTSDGGAAAILVSQEFLDARPHLKEQAVEIAGQCLATDAPSLFSRSSIDLMGYEMTQHAVKTALGEAGITTNDVQVVELHDCFSANQMVVIDALGLSEKGKAHELVRRGDITYGGKYVINPSGGLISKGHPLGATGVAQCAELVWHLRGWANNRATPKTKHCLQHNLGLGGAVVVTVYRRADGKEAPSLDSATIGKKNGLGYNPAVEAKGFTAKQAAAARSQVAASEWALQDTLEKVEARF